The genomic DNA GGGCGCGCGGAAGGCGGGCGCCCGGGTGGTCGTCGCCGGTGACGGCGCGGGCGTGGATCCCGCACGGGCCGTGGCGGCGCTGGCCGGGCTGGGGCACACCCGGCTGCTGGCCGAGGGCGGGCCGCGGCTACTCGGGCAGTTCGTGGCCGCCGGGGTGCTCGACGAACTGTGTCTGACCCTCTCGCCGTTGCTCGTGGCGGGGGACGCGCAGCGGATCGCGGGCGGGCCGTCGGTTAAGGTTCCTTCGCGCTTCGAACTGGTGTCCCTGCTGGAAGAGGCCGGGTTCCTGTTCGGTCGTTACCGTCGCTCCTGAAGACGGGCGGAATGATCCGTTCCGTTTGGCTTTCGACGGGCACACTAAAACCGGCAGTATCCGTGCGATCACGGGGCAGGATGGTTTCCGCAGGGCCTCGACGGCCTACGGAGGAGAGAGGGCCCGCGGGTCCTCGAAGGAGAAAGGGCGCCTGGTGTTCACAAGCGTACTGATGATCGAGAAGGCCCTTACGTCCGCCGACGTGGAGTTCGTCACCACCTTGCACGGTGACGAGACCGTCTCCTTCCACGTGTTGCTCCAGCCCCGCGGCGACCAGGCGGACCGCCTGCTGCGGGCCATCGACGACGTCGCCCTCGGCGAACTCGACGAGGCGGCGCACGAGCGGGAGACCCCCGAGGGCAAGGACGCGGCGGAACTCGGCGCACAGGCCCTGTCGGTGTCCCTGGAGGCCCTGCACGCGGCCGGCAGCGCGGCCGAGGGCCGGCTCATCGAGGACCATCCGCTGGACGCGCTGAAGACCCTGGTCGACGAGATCGGCGCGGACGAGGTGATCGTGCTGACCGACCCCCACTACGTGGAGGAGTTCTTCCACCGGGACTGGGCCTCGCGGGCCCGTCACAAGGTCGGCGTACCGGTGCTGAAGCTGTTCTCGCACAGCAAGGAGTAGCGGCGAGGGGCGGCGGCCGACGGGTGTCCGTGATTGTCGGTGGCACCGCATAGGCTTGCCGCTGAACGTCCGCCGAACCAGTCGTACGAGTACGCAGCACAGGGAGACACACATGGCACCCGGCCTTCCCACCGCCATGGACCGACCGCACTTCATCGGCATCGGCGGGGCCGGGATGTCGGGGATCGCCAAGATCCTCGCGCAGCGCGGGGCGAAGGTCGCGGGCAGCGACGCCAAGGACTCCGCGACCGCCGACGCCCTGCGCGCCCTGGGTGCCACCGTGCACATCGGGCACGCGGCGGAGCACCTCGCCGACGACGCCACCTGCGTGGTCGTGTCGTCGGCGATCCGCCAGGACAACCCCGAGCTGGCCCGCGCGGCCGAGCTGGGCATCCCGGTCGTCCACCGTTCGGACGCCCTGGCCCGCCTGATGGACGGCCTGCGCCCGATCGCCGTGGCCGGTACGCACGGCAAGACGACCACGACATCGATGCTCGCGGTGTCCCTGACCGAGCTGGGCCTGCGGCCCTCGTACGCGATCGGCGGCGACCTGGACGCCCCGGGTTCGAACGCGCTGCACGGCGAGGGCGAGATCTTCGTCGCCGAGGCGGACGAATCCGACCGCAGCTTCCACAAGTACGCCCCCGAGGTCGCGATCGTCCTCAACGTGGAGCTCGACCACCACGCCAACTACGCGTCCATGGAAGAGATCTACGAGTCCTTCCAGGCCTTCGCCGACCGGATCGTGCCCGGCGGCACCCTGGTGATCTCGGCGGACCACGAGGGCGCGCGCGAGCTGACCCGGCGCGTGGCCGACTCCGTGAAGGCGGTGACGTACGGGGAGGCGGAGGACGCCGACGTACGCATCCTCTCCGTGGTCGCGCAGGGCCTGAAGAGCGAGGTCACCGTCCTGCTGGGCGGCGAGGAACTGACCTTCGCCGTCTCGGTCCCCGGCCGCCACTACGCGAGCAACGCGGTCGCCGCCCTCGCCGCCGGCGTCGCGCTCGGCATCCCCGCCGGGGAGCTGGCGCCCGCGCTGGCCGCGTACACCGGTGTGAAGCGGCGCCTCCAGCTCAAGGGCGAGGCGGCCGGCGTCCAGGTGATCGACTCCTATGCTCACCACCCCACGGAGATGACCGCCGACCTGGAGGCGATGCGCGCGGCGGCCTCCTCCGCGCGGCTGCTGGTCGTCTTCCAGCCCCACCTCTTCTCCCGCACCCAGGAACTCGGCAAGGAGATGGGCCAGTCCCTGGCCCTCGCGGACGCGTCCCTGGTCCTGGACATCTACCCGGCCCGCGAGGACCCGATCCCGGGCGTCACCAGCGACCTGATCATCGAGGCCGCGCGCGCGGCGGGCGCCGACGTGACCCCGGTCCACGACAAGGCGGCCGTCCCCGAGGCCGTCGCGGGAATGGCGAAGCCCGGTGATCTGGTTCTCACCATGGGAGCGGGCGATGTGACAGACCTCGGCCCGCGGATCCTGGACCGTCTCGCGAAGTAAGGGGCTGAGCTGCATGTCGTACGACGTCGAAAAGCCGGACGAGGAATGGCGCGCGGAGCTGGACCCGGCCGAGTACGCGGTACTGCGGCAGGCCGGCACGGAGCCCGCCTTCGTCGGTGAGTACACCGACACCAAGACGAAGGGCGTCTACTCCTGCCGCGCCTGTGGTGCCGAACTCTTCACGTCCACCGAGAAGTTCGAGTCCCACTGCGGCTGGCCGAGCTTCTACGACCCGAAGGACACCGACGCGGTCGAACTGATCGCGGACCGGTCGCACGGGATGGTGCGCACCGAGGTGCGCTGCGCCCGGTGCGGATCGCACCTCGGGCACGTGTTCGAGGGTGAGGGGTATGCGACGCCGACCGATCAGCGGTACTGCATCAACTCGATCTCGTTGCGGCTGACGCCCGACGAGGCCTGAAGACGCTCCGTGGCGGGGGAACCCTTCGCCACGGAGTTCGTGTGGACTCTATGCTCGTTCGCGGCCGTGCGCCCCGAGGGCCGGGGGTGCCGGCCGCGCAGGTCGTCACAGTCGGCTCGGGGGGCTCGGTGCGTACACGTTTCGCCGTACTCGGACCGGTCAGGGCCTGGCGCGGCGACACGGAACTGGCGCTGGGACCCCCCAAGCAGCGCGCTCTGCTCGCGCTGCTGCTGACCGAGGCGGGGCACCCGGTCGCCGTCCACGAGATCGTCGATGCCCTGTGGGGACAGGAACCGCCGGACAGCGCGGTCAACGTGGTCCAGCGGCACGTCGGAGCACTGCGGCGGCTGCTCGAACCCGATCTCCCGGCCGGCGGCGAGTCACGGTGGCTGGTGCGCGGCTCGGGCGGCTACCGCCTCGAAGTGGACCCCGACGATCTCGACCTGCTGCGCTTCCGGGCCCTGCGCCGACAGGCCGCGCAGGACGGCCGGCCTCCCACCGCCACCGGGCTGTTGATCGAGGCGCTGGCCCTGTGGCGAGGGCCGGCGGCCTCCGGGATCGCGGCCGAGGTGAGGTCCCACCCGGCCTTCGCCGCCCTCGACGGCGAGCACCTGGCCGCCGTGAAGGAGGCCGCCGAACTCGCCCTGGAAGCCGGACCGGGCCTGGGCGCACGGGTGTTGGTGACGCTTCGGCAGGCCGCCGCACAACACCCGTTGGACGAAGGGCTCCAGGCCAGACTGATCCTGGTGCTCGCGGCCACCGGGCACCAGGCCGAGGCCCTGGACGTCCACCGGACCGTACGCACCCGCCTCGCGGACGAGTTGGGCGTACAGCCGGGCCCCGAACTGCAGGCCGCTCTGCAGCGGGTCCTCGGGCACGACCGCGCCCTGCGTGCCGCGACACCGTCCGGAGACGCAAGGCCTGTCGAAGAAGCGGAAGAGGACGCGGACGGGGCGGCACGGCCGGACTCCGTCGCCACCATCCGTCCCGCCCAACTCCCCGTGGATCTGCCCGCCTTCACCGGCCGGCGCAGTGAACTCGCCCACGTCCAGAAGCTGTTGCTCGCCTCCGACGCCCCCGCCTCGACGGTGGTGATCAGCGCCATCGGCGGCATGGCCGGCGTCGGCAAGACGACCCTGGCGGTGCACTGGGCGCACAGCGTCGCCGACCGGTTCCCCGACGGGCAGCTCTACGTCAATCTGCGCGGCTTCCATCCCAGC from Streptomyces sp. NBC_01478 includes the following:
- a CDS encoding indole-3-glycerol phosphate synthase, giving the protein MFTSVLMIEKALTSADVEFVTTLHGDETVSFHVLLQPRGDQADRLLRAIDDVALGELDEAAHERETPEGKDAAELGAQALSVSLEALHAAGSAAEGRLIEDHPLDALKTLVDEIGADEVIVLTDPHYVEEFFHRDWASRARHKVGVPVLKLFSHSKE
- the murC gene encoding UDP-N-acetylmuramate--L-alanine ligase; this encodes MAPGLPTAMDRPHFIGIGGAGMSGIAKILAQRGAKVAGSDAKDSATADALRALGATVHIGHAAEHLADDATCVVVSSAIRQDNPELARAAELGIPVVHRSDALARLMDGLRPIAVAGTHGKTTTTSMLAVSLTELGLRPSYAIGGDLDAPGSNALHGEGEIFVAEADESDRSFHKYAPEVAIVLNVELDHHANYASMEEIYESFQAFADRIVPGGTLVISADHEGARELTRRVADSVKAVTYGEAEDADVRILSVVAQGLKSEVTVLLGGEELTFAVSVPGRHYASNAVAALAAGVALGIPAGELAPALAAYTGVKRRLQLKGEAAGVQVIDSYAHHPTEMTADLEAMRAAASSARLLVVFQPHLFSRTQELGKEMGQSLALADASLVLDIYPAREDPIPGVTSDLIIEAARAAGADVTPVHDKAAVPEAVAGMAKPGDLVLTMGAGDVTDLGPRILDRLAK
- the msrB gene encoding peptide-methionine (R)-S-oxide reductase MsrB, with the translated sequence MSYDVEKPDEEWRAELDPAEYAVLRQAGTEPAFVGEYTDTKTKGVYSCRACGAELFTSTEKFESHCGWPSFYDPKDTDAVELIADRSHGMVRTEVRCARCGSHLGHVFEGEGYATPTDQRYCINSISLRLTPDEA